In one Rhodococcus sp. B50 genomic region, the following are encoded:
- a CDS encoding amidase yields the protein MAVDGRSPTLDTERTGTWTGADARSIAAKVRSREVTARRVVEDHLALIAAQNPLLNAIVTVAADHSLAEADALDQRLDRGDAAGPLAGVPFTVKDLIATTGVRTTAASRALAGNVPSVDAPAVAAMKAAGAILVGKTNTPEFGTSGLTDNEMFGPTVSPLGSPDSPRSPGGSSGGEAASIASGMSVLGLGTDFGGSVRWPAHCAGLCSIRPTVGRVSADGQYPGVLVGDHVRANPATVHGTLQTLGPMARNLDDLVLALRVISEPHIAWTDPSTVDVDALTITWAAGEGTVPVADEIVGAVRESARRLGARPYRGSALTEGNDLFGRLRATQTHTDIDALGSADRFGAVIRDLLSTAGRAEQREVEDLWAQRTALVHRLLDEMGDVLVLPVASISAPPLGLERFSVDDRLLTWQEALASCRTISVTGFPSVVVPVGRTSDGMPIGVQIVARPFHDHVALAVAARL from the coding sequence AAGACCACCTCGCACTGATCGCCGCGCAGAACCCGCTTCTCAACGCGATCGTCACCGTCGCAGCGGACCATTCCCTCGCCGAGGCCGACGCCCTCGACCAGCGCCTCGATCGCGGCGACGCGGCCGGTCCCCTCGCGGGGGTGCCGTTCACCGTCAAGGACCTCATCGCCACGACAGGCGTGCGCACGACGGCCGCCTCACGGGCGCTGGCCGGCAACGTCCCCAGCGTCGACGCACCTGCCGTCGCCGCGATGAAGGCGGCCGGTGCGATCCTCGTCGGCAAGACCAACACGCCCGAATTCGGGACCTCCGGACTCACCGACAACGAGATGTTCGGACCGACGGTCAGCCCGCTCGGCAGTCCCGACTCGCCGCGCTCACCCGGCGGATCCAGCGGGGGCGAAGCGGCGTCGATCGCGTCGGGCATGAGTGTCCTCGGACTGGGCACCGACTTCGGCGGGTCGGTGCGCTGGCCCGCGCACTGCGCCGGCCTGTGCTCGATCCGCCCCACCGTGGGGCGGGTCTCCGCGGACGGCCAGTACCCGGGGGTGCTCGTCGGCGACCACGTGCGGGCCAATCCCGCGACGGTGCACGGCACGCTGCAGACCCTCGGCCCCATGGCACGGAACCTCGACGACCTCGTCCTTGCGCTGCGCGTGATCTCCGAGCCGCACATCGCGTGGACGGACCCGTCGACGGTCGACGTCGACGCGCTGACGATCACCTGGGCCGCCGGGGAGGGCACCGTCCCCGTCGCCGACGAGATCGTGGGCGCCGTCCGGGAGAGCGCGCGTCGACTCGGTGCGCGTCCGTACCGAGGGTCGGCGCTGACCGAGGGAAACGACTTGTTCGGGCGGTTGCGAGCCACTCAGACCCACACCGACATCGACGCGTTGGGGAGCGCAGACCGATTCGGTGCCGTCATCCGCGACCTGCTGTCCACGGCGGGCCGCGCGGAGCAACGGGAGGTGGAGGACCTCTGGGCGCAGCGCACCGCGCTCGTCCATCGGCTGCTCGACGAGATGGGCGATGTGCTGGTGCTGCCGGTCGCATCCATCAGCGCGCCCCCGCTCGGTCTCGAGCGTTTCAGCGTCGACGATCGGCTGCTCACCTGGCAGGAGGCGTTGGCGAGCTGCCGCACGATCAGTGTCACCGGGTTCCCGTCCGTCGTCGTCCCCGTCGGGCGGACGAGCGACGGCATGCCCATCGGTGTACAGATCGTCGCGCGCCCCTTCCACGACCATGTCGCGCTGGCCGTCGCCGCGCGTCTGTGA
- a CDS encoding XdhC family protein: MRDILDELSRWFDDGEAFALATVVRTWKSSPREPGAAMAVSQSGEVVGSVSGGCIEGALYDIAGEALADGHARTEVFRVTDDDAFGVGLTCGGTIEVFVQRVDAATYPEFAEVARRIGVGEPVAVVTDREPVAHRVITLDGDGPETEVRLRLAQGESEVYVDEERSQIVEIFAPRPRMYIFGAIDFASALCTLGKFAGYRVTVIDARPVFATPARFPDADEIVVTWPHVFLESAPIDPTTVVAVLTHDEKFDIPLLERALRCDAGYIGAMGSRSTHERRVALLREAGLSADELARLHSPIGLDLGARTPEETAVSILAEILVSTRGATGRSLAALRGPIHRVPTGRAARPAACPPAIDGVAAAL; encoded by the coding sequence GTGCGGGACATTCTCGACGAGCTGTCGCGGTGGTTCGACGACGGTGAGGCGTTCGCGCTGGCGACCGTCGTGCGCACCTGGAAGTCGTCGCCGCGCGAACCCGGCGCCGCGATGGCCGTCTCGCAGTCCGGCGAGGTGGTGGGCAGCGTCTCGGGAGGGTGCATCGAAGGTGCCCTGTACGACATCGCGGGCGAGGCGCTCGCCGACGGACACGCGCGGACCGAAGTCTTCCGCGTCACCGATGACGACGCCTTCGGCGTGGGTCTGACCTGCGGCGGCACCATCGAGGTATTCGTGCAGCGCGTCGATGCCGCCACCTACCCGGAGTTTGCGGAGGTGGCGCGACGGATCGGTGTGGGGGAACCGGTCGCGGTGGTGACCGACCGTGAGCCCGTCGCACATCGGGTGATCACGCTCGACGGGGACGGACCCGAGACCGAGGTTCGTCTGCGTCTCGCGCAGGGCGAGTCGGAGGTGTACGTCGACGAGGAGCGTTCGCAGATCGTGGAGATCTTCGCGCCGCGGCCGCGGATGTACATTTTCGGCGCCATCGACTTCGCGTCCGCTCTGTGCACGCTGGGGAAGTTCGCCGGCTACCGGGTGACGGTGATCGACGCCCGCCCGGTCTTCGCCACTCCCGCACGTTTCCCCGACGCCGACGAGATCGTGGTGACGTGGCCGCACGTCTTCCTCGAGTCGGCACCGATCGACCCGACCACCGTTGTCGCGGTCCTCACCCACGACGAGAAGTTCGACATTCCGCTGCTCGAACGTGCGCTCCGGTGCGATGCCGGATACATCGGGGCGATGGGCAGCCGATCCACGCACGAGCGCAGGGTCGCGCTGTTGCGCGAGGCCGGTCTGTCGGCGGACGAGTTGGCGCGACTGCACTCGCCCATCGGCCTCGATCTCGGCGCGCGCACACCGGAGGAGACGGCGGTGTCGATCCTCGCCGAGATCCTCGTGAGCACTCGCGGGGCCACCGGGCGCAGCCTCGCGGCACTGCGCGGACCCATCCACCGGGTGCCGACGGGACGCGCTGCCCGACCTGCGGCTTGTCCGCCCGCGATTGACGGTGTTGCCGCAGCCCTCTAA
- a CDS encoding helix-turn-helix domain-containing protein, whose product MTVRKAGKPEHSAAEPARSAAVPFGPCPVADVVSSGFLVAPKVVAGDVSTARAVTDVAVMMLPEIGPWLRPGLLLVTSTTVLTRLAVPIASFLARLDRNEVSALVVRLDAGHPLPQGLTDDVLFPVLTTPEDVVADHRLAHGLREMAVAQVEAVFEADHLRRGLLEIVMAGGGHRALAEGIARRLGGAVLITTPDGRQTYRAGKESDFAWLSSTAAVDPTGRVRTDSIEGGLGLHRFGDEYVAIAAISANGVDHGRLVFFCPSRGLSAPDLYLVEQAATVCALVVSRELAVSAVEEKHRANFVRDLLRGRAGEPEQVIVHAQMFGWNLDRPVVVVAVEPDRVDDDSPATPARLPVVERQARAFAGALAGRDSGASVTALATETVVLMGEGSDTMTLVHELVAQVRGAGGGGRRPFGVGVSRASSSTDDLPTLYAQARTALEVGRKISGPWAVTHFDDLGVYRLLSLVEDTEELESFARETLKELTDGTAEAQDMCRTLEVLLATNINIAEAARQLHFHYNTLRYRVAKLEKILGPFTEQPELRLDLSLALKIIAMRGIDS is encoded by the coding sequence GTGACGGTGCGCAAGGCTGGGAAACCGGAACACAGCGCAGCCGAACCGGCGCGCAGCGCAGCGGTCCCATTCGGACCCTGCCCGGTCGCCGACGTCGTCTCCTCGGGTTTCCTCGTCGCACCGAAGGTGGTCGCCGGCGACGTTTCCACGGCGCGCGCCGTCACCGATGTCGCGGTGATGATGCTCCCGGAGATCGGGCCGTGGCTGCGTCCGGGACTGTTGCTCGTCACCTCCACCACGGTGCTCACACGACTCGCGGTGCCGATCGCGAGCTTCCTGGCACGACTGGACCGGAACGAAGTCTCGGCGCTCGTGGTCCGGCTCGACGCCGGACATCCGCTGCCGCAGGGCCTCACGGACGACGTTCTCTTCCCGGTGCTGACGACGCCGGAGGACGTCGTCGCAGACCATCGGCTCGCGCACGGACTTCGCGAGATGGCGGTCGCTCAGGTGGAGGCGGTGTTCGAGGCGGATCACCTCCGTCGTGGGCTGCTCGAGATCGTCATGGCGGGTGGTGGGCACAGGGCGCTCGCCGAGGGCATTGCGCGCCGGCTCGGCGGGGCGGTCCTGATCACCACCCCCGACGGCCGGCAGACCTACAGGGCCGGAAAGGAATCCGACTTCGCCTGGTTGTCGTCGACGGCGGCCGTCGACCCGACGGGCCGGGTGCGGACCGATTCGATCGAGGGCGGGCTGGGGTTGCACCGCTTCGGCGACGAGTACGTGGCGATCGCGGCGATCTCCGCCAACGGCGTCGACCACGGGCGGCTCGTATTCTTCTGTCCCTCACGTGGTCTCTCCGCGCCGGATCTGTATCTCGTGGAGCAGGCGGCGACGGTGTGCGCGCTCGTCGTCAGTCGTGAGCTCGCGGTCTCGGCGGTCGAGGAGAAACACCGGGCCAACTTCGTCCGGGACCTGTTGCGCGGCCGTGCCGGTGAGCCCGAGCAGGTGATCGTGCACGCCCAGATGTTCGGCTGGAATCTCGACCGCCCGGTCGTGGTGGTCGCCGTCGAACCCGATCGCGTGGACGACGATTCGCCGGCGACACCGGCCCGCTTGCCGGTGGTGGAACGGCAGGCCCGAGCGTTCGCGGGTGCGCTGGCCGGTCGCGACTCCGGAGCGTCCGTCACGGCGCTGGCGACCGAGACCGTCGTGCTCATGGGGGAGGGCAGCGACACCATGACCCTGGTGCACGAACTCGTCGCCCAGGTGCGCGGAGCCGGTGGGGGAGGCCGACGACCGTTCGGGGTCGGGGTCTCGCGTGCGTCGTCATCCACCGACGACCTGCCGACGCTCTACGCCCAGGCGCGCACGGCACTCGAGGTGGGACGCAAGATATCCGGGCCGTGGGCGGTGACCCATTTCGACGATCTGGGTGTGTACCGGTTGCTGAGCCTCGTCGAGGACACCGAAGAACTCGAGTCGTTCGCGCGCGAGACGCTCAAGGAACTGACCGACGGCACGGCGGAGGCACAGGACATGTGCCGCACCCTCGAGGTGCTCCTCGCCACCAACATCAACATCGCAGAAGCCGCCCGCCAGTTACATTTTCATTACAACACCCTGCGGTATCGCGTAGCGAAACTCGAAAAGATCCTCGGTCCCTTCACTGAACAGCCCGAACTCCGATTGGACCTTTCGCTCGCGCTCAAGATCATCGCGATGCGTGGAATCGATTCCTGA
- a CDS encoding uracil-xanthine permease family protein, which yields MPIWTVHGDGKNIEPGQVVAPMERLSWGRTIGLGGQHVVSMFGATFVFPIIMGLNPQLAVMLSGFCTLFFLAVVKGRIPSYLGTSAAFVGGIAAIYAQGGSPSEVTGAIMVSGLVLAAVGVVIHFLGGSLVFKILPPVVTGAVVMLIGFNLAPVVAGTYWPQDQWVALTVMVALIVGSVVLRGFLGRIAIFLALLFGYALSWILDRISGPITSYDAGADAVTEHFRVNWEGVASAPWFGLPPFTDEAAGVVGIHAPSFSLTFIVLVLPGVIALIAENAGHVKAVAEITKTDLDPMMGRALAGDGLATALATGVGGSPTTTYAENIGVMAATRVYSTAAYAAAGVIAMLLGFSPKFGAVISATPGGVLGGITVVLYGIIGLLGAKIWKENGVDFGDPRNLMPVAAGLIIAIGDTSLQFTDTFSLSGIALGTIVVIGLYHLCRVIAPKDIAPEDPGTPPEQGEPVRTEPDPDGESGAGRVKEFA from the coding sequence ATGCCCATCTGGACAGTGCACGGAGACGGCAAGAACATAGAACCGGGACAGGTCGTGGCGCCGATGGAGCGCCTGAGTTGGGGTCGCACCATCGGTCTGGGCGGCCAACACGTGGTGTCGATGTTCGGCGCCACCTTCGTCTTCCCCATCATCATGGGTCTCAACCCGCAGCTCGCGGTCATGCTTTCAGGCTTCTGCACCCTGTTCTTCCTCGCTGTCGTCAAGGGCCGGATTCCCAGCTATCTCGGCACCTCCGCCGCCTTCGTCGGTGGCATCGCCGCGATCTATGCCCAGGGTGGGTCCCCCTCGGAGGTCACCGGCGCGATCATGGTCTCGGGGCTCGTGCTTGCCGCGGTCGGTGTGGTGATCCATTTCCTCGGCGGCTCGCTGGTGTTCAAGATCCTGCCGCCGGTGGTCACCGGTGCGGTGGTCATGCTCATCGGTTTCAACCTGGCGCCGGTGGTGGCCGGCACCTACTGGCCGCAGGACCAGTGGGTGGCATTGACCGTGATGGTCGCGCTGATCGTGGGCAGTGTCGTGTTGCGCGGATTCCTCGGCCGCATCGCCATTTTCCTGGCACTGCTGTTCGGTTACGCACTGTCCTGGATCCTCGACCGGATCAGCGGACCGATCACCTCCTACGATGCCGGTGCCGACGCCGTCACCGAACACTTCCGCGTGAACTGGGAAGGTGTTGCGTCCGCGCCGTGGTTCGGCCTGCCCCCGTTCACGGACGAGGCCGCCGGCGTCGTCGGCATCCATGCCCCGTCGTTCAGCCTCACCTTCATCGTGCTCGTCCTGCCCGGCGTCATCGCCCTGATCGCGGAGAACGCCGGACACGTCAAGGCGGTCGCCGAGATCACCAAGACCGACCTCGACCCCATGATGGGGCGCGCACTGGCCGGTGACGGTCTCGCCACCGCCCTCGCCACCGGTGTCGGCGGCTCGCCGACGACGACCTACGCGGAGAACATCGGCGTCATGGCCGCGACCCGCGTGTACTCGACGGCTGCCTACGCGGCAGCCGGCGTCATCGCCATGCTCCTCGGCTTCTCCCCGAAGTTCGGCGCGGTCATCTCCGCGACTCCGGGTGGCGTCCTCGGCGGCATCACCGTGGTCCTCTACGGCATCATCGGCCTGCTCGGCGCCAAGATCTGGAAGGAGAACGGCGTCGACTTCGGTGACCCGCGCAACCTCATGCCCGTCGCGGCCGGCCTGATCATCGCGATCGGCGACACCAGCCTCCAGTTCACCGACACGTTCTCGCTGAGCGGTATCGCGCTGGGCACCATCGTCGTGATCGGTCTCTACCACCTGTGCCGGGTCATCGCCCCCAAGGACATCGCACCCGAAGACCCCGGAACTCCCCCCGAACAGGGAGAACCGGTCCGAACGGAGCCCGACCCCGACGGGGAGAGCGGCGCGGGAAGGGTGAAGGAGTTCGCGTGA
- a CDS encoding FAD binding domain-containing protein — translation MKPSPLTYHRPRSIDEACEILAGVAHEGKVLAGGQSLIPLLSMRLAAPAHLVDIGSIPCLDAISASPELGVTFDALTTHAALESAPTVAQVQPLLGRALRLVAHPTIRNRGTTVGSIVHADPSAEMPAVLSLLGGTLTVRSVRGVRQIPAGELFAGPLESTLEADEIATSVTVPAARPGTGTAIDEIARRHGDYALVGVVAQVEVEDGAVTSARMTYVSAGELGQVVDYTDILRGASAHDERDPLWQQVGEKARETVETEADIHATDRYRSQLVAALTGRVGFAAAQDAVRDDTRVPTHTGGSR, via the coding sequence ATGAAACCGTCGCCACTCACCTATCACCGACCGCGGTCGATCGACGAAGCCTGCGAGATCCTCGCAGGGGTCGCGCACGAGGGCAAAGTGCTCGCCGGTGGCCAGTCACTGATTCCGCTGCTGTCGATGCGCCTGGCGGCACCGGCTCACCTCGTGGACATCGGCTCGATCCCCTGCCTCGACGCGATCTCCGCCTCGCCGGAACTCGGCGTCACCTTCGACGCGCTCACCACCCACGCAGCGCTTGAATCCGCTCCGACGGTCGCGCAGGTCCAGCCCCTGCTGGGCCGCGCGCTCCGGCTGGTGGCACACCCGACCATCCGCAATCGCGGAACGACCGTCGGTTCGATCGTCCACGCCGATCCGTCCGCGGAGATGCCGGCCGTGCTGTCGCTGCTCGGCGGCACGCTCACCGTCCGCTCCGTGCGCGGAGTCCGGCAGATCCCCGCCGGCGAACTCTTCGCCGGACCGCTCGAATCGACCCTCGAGGCCGACGAGATCGCGACCAGCGTGACGGTGCCGGCGGCGCGTCCGGGCACCGGCACCGCCATCGACGAGATCGCGCGACGCCACGGCGACTACGCCCTCGTCGGCGTGGTCGCGCAGGTGGAGGTCGAGGACGGAGCGGTGACGTCCGCCCGGATGACCTACGTCTCCGCCGGAGAGCTCGGGCAGGTCGTCGACTACACCGACATCCTGCGCGGGGCCTCGGCGCACGACGAGCGCGACCCGCTCTGGCAGCAGGTCGGGGAGAAGGCACGCGAGACCGTCGAGACGGAAGCGGACATCCACGCCACCGACCGCTACCGGTCGCAGCTGGTGGCAGCACTGACCGGCCGTGTCGGGTTCGCGGCCGCACAGGACGCCGTCCGCGACGACACACGGGTACCGACGCACACGGGAGGAAGTCGATGA
- a CDS encoding (2Fe-2S)-binding protein, giving the protein MTSSIHKGGRDASRRTVAEQVDELQAETGEHHVAVTFTLNGVTQTVVLPSRTLASDAIRHHLRQTGTHVGCEHGVCGACTVQLDGKPVRSCLVLAASLEGRSVTTVEGLVEPDGTLHPVQQAFVDCHGLQCGFCTPGFVTTIAAFLEENPSPTHEEATEAIAGNLCRCTGYQNIRAAVLRAAEITRERSGGSPLGPDSEAARASLDAKVRGTTAPVGGKAGRA; this is encoded by the coding sequence ATGACGAGCTCGATCCACAAGGGTGGTCGCGACGCCTCGCGGCGGACCGTCGCCGAACAGGTCGACGAGCTACAGGCGGAGACCGGTGAACACCACGTCGCCGTGACCTTCACCCTCAACGGCGTGACGCAGACGGTGGTGCTGCCCTCACGCACACTGGCATCGGACGCGATCCGTCATCACCTCCGCCAGACCGGCACCCACGTGGGATGCGAGCACGGCGTGTGCGGCGCGTGCACGGTACAGCTGGACGGTAAGCCGGTGCGGTCGTGCCTCGTGCTCGCAGCGAGCCTAGAGGGCCGCTCGGTGACGACGGTCGAAGGACTCGTCGAGCCGGATGGCACGCTGCATCCCGTGCAGCAGGCGTTCGTCGACTGCCACGGTCTGCAATGCGGCTTCTGCACACCGGGTTTCGTCACCACGATCGCCGCATTCCTCGAGGAGAACCCGTCGCCGACCCACGAGGAGGCGACCGAGGCGATCGCCGGAAACCTGTGCCGGTGCACGGGTTACCAGAACATCCGCGCGGCCGTACTCCGTGCCGCCGAGATCACGCGTGAACGGTCCGGGGGCTCGCCGCTCGGACCCGACAGCGAGGCGGCGCGCGCCTCGCTCGACGCCAAGGTCCGCGGCACCACCGCTCCGGTCGGAGGAAAGGCAGGACGAGCATGA
- the cutA gene encoding aerobic carbon-monoxide dehydrogenase large subunit, producing the protein MTSVSDSPVSNSVSTSTATGLAPADIGGAVESGRSFGRPIPRVEDNRLVSGNGRYLDDLGHGALAAAFVRSPHAHARILDIAVDAALELPGVHAIYTYEDLEADSPEMAENLPLLIPHPAITAPRNGYPLAKDEVNHVGEAIVMVVADNRYVAEDACALIDITYETLPAVVGVDTARNAERTVHPDVPDNVAAHLQHGFGDIEAELAAAPHTLTLDLEIERSASMPMEGKGVYARWDDDEKALTFWTSTQTSTSARAAIAARLGMAHNKVHCIAPDVGGGFGVKIVHPWPEEVMVTWAARKLGQAGISNEVKWVEDRREHFISSAHERGQIHEVTVGFDDDGRLLAFDFSIWHDNGAYLPYGIIVLLNTSTQVLGPYKPRAFRVDAYSLYTNTVIVTPYRGAGRPQGVFAMERAMDAIAKYLGKDVLEVRETNFIRPEEMPYDFHLIFQDGRPLIYDTGDYQAGADKLKTLIGWDEFAGYKERARAEGRRVGIGVGAYVEGTGPGPYEGAHVLIETSGKVKAATGLTTQGQGHQTSFAQIVADDLGVPVSDVEIVTGDTRRFGYAVGTFASRGAVMSGSAFHVAAQMVAEKAKKIAAEHLRADVADLELRDGHVCVVGTEAGAEGTSIPLGVVAVLSNPLRYAFDDASRRATGFANAETDMSVPPVLEGEQPGLEATGYYSPPTSTFASGIHAAIVETDPVTAEIRVLRYAVVHDCGNVINPRIVEGQVQGAVAQGIGGALYEKIVYDEHGQMLNASYMDFLMPFVTEMPDSLEMDHTVTPSALNPLGMKGAGEAGVIPTSAVIAAAVEDAEGIPITSMPISPSELFELRLTHAASRSKENE; encoded by the coding sequence ATGACCAGCGTCTCCGATTCGCCCGTCTCCAACTCGGTCTCGACGAGCACGGCAACCGGCCTTGCCCCTGCCGACATCGGCGGTGCCGTCGAGTCGGGCAGGTCGTTCGGCAGGCCCATCCCGCGCGTCGAGGACAATCGACTGGTCAGCGGCAACGGCCGCTATCTCGACGATCTCGGCCACGGCGCCCTCGCCGCGGCGTTCGTCCGGTCGCCGCACGCCCACGCCCGCATTCTCGACATCGCCGTCGATGCGGCTCTCGAACTGCCGGGCGTGCACGCCATCTACACCTACGAGGACCTCGAGGCCGACTCGCCCGAAATGGCCGAGAACCTCCCGCTGCTGATCCCGCATCCCGCGATCACCGCTCCACGCAACGGATATCCGCTCGCCAAGGACGAGGTGAACCATGTCGGCGAAGCGATCGTGATGGTCGTGGCCGACAACCGGTACGTCGCCGAGGACGCCTGCGCGCTGATCGACATCACCTACGAGACACTTCCCGCGGTGGTCGGCGTCGACACCGCCCGCAACGCCGAGCGCACCGTCCATCCCGATGTACCCGACAACGTCGCGGCGCACCTCCAGCACGGCTTCGGCGACATCGAGGCGGAACTCGCCGCGGCACCGCACACACTGACCCTCGACCTCGAGATCGAACGTTCGGCGTCGATGCCGATGGAGGGCAAGGGTGTCTACGCCCGCTGGGACGACGACGAGAAGGCGCTCACCTTCTGGACGTCCACCCAGACCTCGACCTCCGCCCGCGCCGCGATCGCAGCGCGACTGGGCATGGCGCACAACAAGGTCCACTGCATCGCCCCCGACGTCGGCGGCGGTTTCGGTGTGAAGATCGTCCACCCGTGGCCCGAGGAGGTCATGGTCACCTGGGCAGCCCGCAAGCTGGGGCAGGCCGGGATCTCCAACGAGGTCAAGTGGGTCGAGGACCGGCGCGAACATTTCATCTCCAGCGCGCACGAGCGCGGGCAGATCCACGAGGTCACCGTCGGGTTCGACGACGACGGCCGGCTGCTGGCCTTCGACTTCTCGATCTGGCACGACAACGGCGCGTACCTCCCGTACGGAATCATCGTGCTGCTCAACACCTCCACCCAGGTGCTCGGCCCCTACAAGCCGCGCGCATTCCGGGTGGACGCCTACTCGCTGTACACCAATACGGTCATCGTCACGCCCTATCGCGGGGCGGGACGACCCCAGGGCGTGTTCGCGATGGAACGGGCGATGGATGCCATCGCAAAGTATCTCGGCAAGGACGTCCTCGAGGTCCGTGAGACCAACTTCATCCGTCCCGAGGAGATGCCTTACGACTTCCACCTGATCTTCCAGGACGGGCGGCCTCTCATCTACGACACCGGCGACTACCAGGCCGGCGCCGACAAACTCAAGACGCTCATCGGCTGGGACGAGTTCGCGGGGTACAAGGAACGCGCCCGTGCCGAGGGACGACGTGTCGGGATCGGTGTGGGAGCGTACGTCGAGGGCACCGGTCCGGGCCCGTACGAGGGCGCCCACGTGCTCATCGAGACCTCGGGCAAGGTCAAGGCCGCCACGGGCCTGACCACCCAGGGCCAGGGACACCAGACCTCCTTCGCTCAGATCGTCGCGGACGACCTCGGTGTGCCGGTCTCCGACGTCGAGATCGTGACCGGCGACACCCGTCGATTCGGGTACGCGGTCGGCACTTTCGCCTCACGCGGCGCCGTGATGTCCGGATCCGCCTTCCACGTCGCCGCACAGATGGTGGCGGAGAAGGCGAAGAAGATCGCCGCGGAACACCTCCGCGCCGACGTCGCCGACCTCGAACTACGCGATGGGCACGTGTGCGTGGTGGGCACCGAAGCCGGTGCGGAGGGGACGTCGATTCCCCTCGGCGTGGTGGCCGTGCTGTCGAACCCGCTCCGTTACGCCTTCGACGACGCCTCCCGCCGCGCAACGGGATTCGCGAACGCCGAGACCGATATGTCGGTGCCGCCCGTCCTCGAGGGCGAACAGCCCGGTCTCGAAGCGACCGGTTACTACTCGCCGCCCACGTCGACGTTCGCGTCGGGAATCCATGCGGCGATCGTCGAGACCGATCCCGTCACCGCCGAGATCCGGGTGCTCCGGTACGCGGTGGTGCACGACTGCGGCAACGTCATCAACCCGCGCATCGTCGAGGGCCAGGTGCAGGGCGCGGTGGCGCAGGGCATCGGCGGGGCGCTCTACGAGAAGATCGTCTACGACGAGCACGGGCAGATGCTCAACGCGTCGTACATGGACTTCCTCATGCCCTTCGTGACGGAGATGCCCGATTCCCTCGAGATGGACCACACCGTCACCCCGTCCGCGCTCAATCCCTTGGGGATGAAGGGCGCCGGCGAGGCGGGTGTCATCCCGACGTCCGCGGTGATCGCCGCGGCCGTCGAGGACGCGGAGGGCATCCCGATCACCAGCATGCCGATTTCCCCCTCGGAGTTGTTCGAGCTGCGTCTGACCCACGCGGCATCCCGAAGCAAGGAGAACGAATGA
- a CDS encoding SRPBCC family protein, with protein sequence MRIAGTAQLQAPPDVVYDSLQDGRVLAATIPGVQALEQISDNHYKLSITAGVASIKGTYDGEVVLSQQNRPQSFVMTASGSGAPGTVKADVAVRLEERDGGTVLSYDADAVVGGMVGGVGQRMITGVAKKMAGVFFNGIDGVIANGLPAAPSAAEAAAVATVNGAEVAEVAEGAGVKTTALPVAAGVAPAPAGTPSAAIVLLSAGVGAGIALAGVALGAILARR encoded by the coding sequence ATGAGAATCGCCGGTACCGCGCAACTGCAGGCACCCCCCGACGTGGTGTACGACAGCCTGCAGGACGGCCGTGTTCTCGCGGCGACGATCCCGGGCGTGCAGGCGCTCGAGCAGATCAGCGACAACCACTACAAGCTGTCCATCACCGCCGGGGTGGCCTCCATCAAGGGCACCTACGACGGGGAAGTGGTTCTGTCGCAGCAGAATCGTCCTCAATCGTTCGTGATGACGGCATCGGGTTCCGGCGCGCCCGGCACGGTCAAGGCCGACGTGGCGGTGCGTCTCGAAGAGCGTGACGGCGGCACCGTCCTCAGCTACGACGCGGACGCGGTCGTGGGCGGCATGGTCGGTGGCGTCGGGCAGCGGATGATCACCGGTGTCGCCAAGAAGATGGCGGGCGTGTTCTTCAACGGCATCGACGGCGTGATCGCCAACGGGCTGCCGGCAGCGCCGAGCGCGGCAGAGGCCGCGGCGGTCGCGACCGTGAACGGGGCGGAGGTGGCCGAGGTCGCCGAGGGTGCGGGTGTGAAGACGACCGCACTGCCCGTCGCCGCGGGAGTTGCACCGGCACCGGCCGGAACGCCCTCGGCAGCTATCGTTCTGCTGTCCGCAGGAGTGGGCGCCGGTATCGCGCTGGCGGGCGTCGCCCTGGGAGCAATCCTCGCCCGACGCTGA